Proteins found in one Campylobacter lari genomic segment:
- a CDS encoding M23 family metallopeptidase, with product MRKILFLLCFLVFALEAREIELVKGQVVFLEFERNFLQISSNSKKLPFFEYKNKIVVSIAMPYKNPKDRKLIVEFKDNSKEEINIKFSEGNYKKEFLKVSASKVNPPKETLDRISKEYQEAIKVYNTYTNTALFEGNFAYPLESKITSDFGKARLFNDTLKSYHSGTDFRAASGTKIYASNDGIVRIASNRYYAGNSVVIDHGYGIYSQYYHLSKLNVKVGQKVKKGELIGLSGASGRVTGPHLHFGILVNGVQVDPLDFIAKFNAL from the coding sequence ATGAGAAAAATTCTTTTTTTGCTTTGTTTTTTAGTGTTTGCATTAGAAGCTAGAGAGATTGAGCTTGTAAAAGGGCAAGTAGTTTTTTTAGAATTTGAGCGTAATTTTTTACAAATTAGCTCAAATTCTAAAAAACTTCCTTTTTTTGAGTATAAAAATAAAATCGTTGTTAGTATAGCTATGCCTTATAAAAATCCTAAAGATAGAAAATTAATAGTTGAATTTAAAGATAATTCCAAAGAAGAAATTAACATAAAATTTAGCGAAGGAAACTATAAAAAAGAATTTTTAAAAGTTAGTGCTTCTAAGGTTAATCCACCTAAAGAAACACTTGATCGCATTAGCAAAGAATATCAAGAAGCTATTAAGGTTTATAATACTTATACTAATACAGCTTTATTTGAAGGCAATTTTGCATATCCTTTAGAAAGTAAAATTACAAGTGATTTTGGAAAAGCAAGATTGTTTAATGATACCCTTAAAAGCTATCATAGCGGAACTGATTTTAGAGCAGCAAGTGGGACAAAAATTTATGCGAGTAATGATGGTATTGTAAGGATTGCTTCAAATCGCTACTATGCAGGAAATTCAGTAGTGATTGATCATGGATATGGGATTTATTCTCAGTATTATCATCTGTCAAAACTTAATGTAAAAGTAGGACAAAAGGTAAAAAAAGGTGAACTTATAGGTTTGAGTGGAGCTAGTGGTAGGGTTACAGGACCACATTTGCATTTTGGAATTTTAGTCAATGGTGTGCAAGTTGATCCGCTTGATTTTATAGCTAAATTTAATGCTTTATAA